One window of the bacterium genome contains the following:
- a CDS encoding LuxR C-terminal-related transcriptional regulator produces MRAHATAATGGARPPALLSNREQAVLRLVAEGLLNKEIATSLNIGERTVKAHLTSAMRKLGADTRARAAVAAVQRDLL; encoded by the coding sequence ATTCGAGCTCACGCCACCGCCGCGACCGGCGGGGCGCGGCCACCCGCGCTCCTCAGCAACCGCGAGCAGGCAGTTCTGCGCCTCGTCGCGGAAGGGTTGCTGAACAAAGAGATCGCGACTTCGCTCAACATCGGAGAACGTACCGTGAAAGCGCACCTCACGTCCGCCATGAGAAAGCTGGGTGCGGATACTCGCGCGCGCGCCGCCGTTGCGGCGGTGCAACGCGATCTTCTGTAA